One Salvia miltiorrhiza cultivar Shanhuang (shh) chromosome 6, IMPLAD_Smil_shh, whole genome shotgun sequence genomic window, aaacaactttttattaaaactcgtgatAGAATGAGTACAAAAATTGTAATATAGTCCTAAACTGGCCCAAATTTTCCATTTGTCCAAGACTATGTTTATTCATGACTCAAATAACCGGTCATCATAtaagataaaaaatttaaataaacccACCAATTACTTTATCAGATTAAAAAATGCCACTTGATCTTCTGctattgaaaaatataacaataattagAAATAAAGGTTGAAATGAGTTATTGATAAAGtataaaaagagagaaaaacaaacttttttattaaaatattggaTTGATATAAGTTAATGATAAATATAGGCTAATAACTATTAAACCGTTAAACAATTTGACACAAAACTCTCGTTTGATATTTGTAATCCCGATCGGATCAaaatacaatattattgttgGTTATTTCAGAGCGGCGGCCCAAGATGGGGAGTGCCGACGGGAAGAAGAGACGGTCGCGTTTCTTTGTCGTCCGATGCATCCAACTTACCCGGCCCTCTGGACTCCGTTGCGGTCCAGAGGCGGAAGTTTGCAGCCAAAGGCCTAGATGAGCATGATCTTGTCACACTAGTTGGTAAACAAACCTCATAACAACTAGCTAGCTAGCTTCTTACAACATCCAAATACAATACAAAGGCTTATATTTTGTGCAAGTGCATGCAGGAGCACACACAATAGGGCAAACAGACTGTCTCTTCTTTCGTTATCGACTCTACAACTTCACCACATCGGGGACTGCAGATCCCACCATTACGCAAACCTTCCTACAACAGCTGCAAACTCTCTGCCCCGAAGAGGGCGACGCCTCGCGAAGAGTGGCTCTGGACAAAGACAGCCAGCTGAAATTCGACGTGAGCTTCTTCAAGAATGTTCGAGATGGCTACGGCATTCTGGAGTCGGACCAGAGGCTATGGGGCGAGGCGTCGACGCGACGAGTGGTGGAGAACTATGCGGGGAATGTGAGAGGCTTGCTTGGTGTTAGGTTCAATTTTGAGTTCCCAAAAGCTATGATCAAAATGAGCAGCATTGAGGTCAAGACTGGTACGCAAGGGGAGATCAGAAAGATATGttccaaatttaattaatttcatccAATGCTTTAATCATgtaattttagtatgttgttttAATCTTCAAATTTTAATACAACTAATACAATGAATTAAAACATAGTGTACGTACATGTGTGGAATCATCACATCGACAACAATATAGATCAAGATTCAGATTTGAATTCATACGCAATGACATAtttgtaataataatttattaatataatagtaAACATGCCATCATAGTTTTTAGAATAAATTTTAGCTTTGATGGGCCATTGCAAAATACAAAGGTAAAATTGTGGTCAAGACACGTTTAAGACTAATGAAGGGTAGATGAGACGATGAGGCTGACGAGTTTCAAAATCATTTATAGTGAAAATAGTAACTACTTATCCAACTATGGATCTTATTCGTTATTGTAGAAAAACAATAATCTTCACTCCCTCAAATTTTAGCTTCGTTAAAATTGAGGCTGACGGTGTTAATGGGCGAGCTCCATGACATGATCTTAGGCATCGGGTATTGTCTTGAGCATGGGACCAATTATGGTATACATTAATTCTCTTATGCTAATCCATGTTTTTTACGATTTATATCACAGCTTGGATTTTTGGTGTCATGATTTGTGAGAGATCTTTGAGCACGCACNNNNNNNNNNNNNNNNNNNNNNNNNNNNNNNNNNNNNNNNNNNNNNNNNNNNNNNNNNNNNNNNNNNNNNNNNNNNNNNNNNNNNNNNNNNNNNNNNNNNATAATTGGTCAtaattttgttcttttttttttaacttcactgttcacacacaggaggtcgcaccgcttggtgtcctcTTAGGGACTGGTCATAGTTTTGTTAGGACCCGGATTTACAATTAAATGGAAACTTATAGTTAAAACAATAAGTTTTTAACACAATAATTGCTAGATAATattgtaaaatattttttaaagtaattACTAAAAAAATGGACAaactttttgaattttttttcaacacATTCTACATTTATTGTAATAATAACACCACTTTTAAATTTATAGCAAAATAATCAAACTCAATACATTACAAAGACATCAATACGACGTCATTTTAAGAGTAAGCACACGGCATACTTTCAACCAGTTCAGAAAAAAGATCATGTCGTGTTACTTTTTCGATCATAGAAATTTTGTCTGTGTCTATTTAGTCAGGTTGAGAAATAATACAACAATCTACAAAacatgtaaaaaataaaaaattagattacagtttataatttatt contains:
- the LOC130988363 gene encoding peroxidase 25, whose translation is MESVYLVMAMGVMIVFGVLGEGDLKTGFYSSSCPTSESIVRSTVEKYFDKDPTLAAALLRLHFHDCFVQGCDASVLIESASAERKALPNLGLRGFQVIHDAKSQLEAACPGVVSCADILALAARDAVDLSGGPRWGVPTGRRDGRVSLSSDASNLPGPLDSVAVQRRKFAAKGLDEHDLVTLVGAHTIGQTDCLFFRYRLYNFTTSGTADPTITQTFLQQLQTLCPEEGDASRRVALDKDSQLKFDVSFFKNVRDGYGILESDQRLWGEASTRRVVENYAGNVRGLLGVRFNFEFPKAMIKMSSIEVKTGTQGEIRKICSKFN